A window from Malassezia restricta chromosome I, complete sequence encodes these proteins:
- a CDS encoding multifunctional methyltransferase subunit TRM112 yields the protein MRLLTHNLLACHAKGCGSSSNNFPLQLQNVQLELIEAEYNDVFLRGFLPKLAWPALFTTARQLGDETIPENPPDFLSTPPSEEFLRALHHVLLEIHVSEGEMVCPNCAHIYPIRSGIPNMLLAEHEIPK from the exons ATGCGGTTGCTGACGCACAACCTGCtcgcgtgccatgccaAAGGATGCGGGTCGTCATCCAACAATTTTCCTTTGCAGCTGCAAAATGTTCAGCTTGAGCTAATTGAGGCGGAATACAACGATGTTTTTTTGAGAGGATTTCTTCCCAAACTTGCATGGCCTGCATTGTTCACGACGGCGCGTCAG TTGGGTGATGAAACGATACCTGAAAATCCACCTGATTTCCTCTCGACTCCGCCAAGCGAAGAGTTTCTTCGTGCATTGCACCATGTCCTTCTGGAG ATTCACGTATCGGAAGGAGAAATGGTTTGCCCCAATTGTGCACATATCTACCCGATTCGCAGCGGTATTCCTAACATGCTCCTGGCTGAGCATGAGATTCCTAAGTAG
- a CDS encoding transcription activator of gluconeogenesis ERT1 — MGENTEVAVGTAAGQTIFSPSPDKSYAQMRVEQAAAPKTQAERPARRKKASRACYHCQKAHLTCDDSRPCQRCVRKGLAHQCVDGYRKKAKYLLEEDEIPSSASAVTPTESMHHHTTTPRRDTSILLNNAPDRLSVSHPGAHFTNPSLFGNTTSHGFLRPNDQHAAQNLSRFMRPDVGRSAATDKGSIWSNEPVSLESSILSSMIHDMDYSKQSSDSPDGPSIPAMDLMESYTHISNMPMGEDELNPNGVPQPSSTLQSGSMLGQSPQNTFSPLSFVHGPNMPNTTVLGKAPDMTQFDTETSLRSNAEADLSHHAAIQQRPGMPYKPESEIHMDQIWRQRVAKVYRDNTRPFPYTEGYHILLKYATQKYEKADVLRIVRALAIYRPSLIALQMPLSEEDEIFVERAFQRTILEFEKLISFSGTPTVVWRRTCEIAVVGAEFCMLTQWSKDDLMGKYIYQFMDKESVIHYWETFASHAFENTTQSVMTKCTLISPTGKHIPCTWCFTIKRDPFDLPGYVVGNFLPILS; from the coding sequence ATGGGAGAGAATACGGAGGTAGCGGTCGGAACAGCGGCAGGCCAAACTATCTTTTCTCCTTCGCCTGACAAATCGTATGCGCAGATGCGGGTAGAGCAGGCTGCTGCTCCAAAAACGCAGGCGGAGCGTCCGGCGCGACGCAAAAAGGCCAGCAGAGCCTGTTATCACTGCCAGAAAGCACATCTGACATGCGATGACTCGCGTCCGTGTCAGAGATGTGTCAGAAAAGGACTTGCACACCAGTGTGTGGATGGATATCGAAAAAAAGCCAAGTACCTCTTAGAAGAAGATGAAATTCCATCATCTGCATCGGCCGTGACACCGACAGAGTCCATGCATCATCATACCACAACACCTCGACGAGATACAAGCATATTATTGAACAATGCTCCCGATAGGCTCTCCGTTTCACACCCCGGCGCCCATTTTACGAACCCCTCCTTATTTGGGAACACTACTTCACATGGCTTCTTGCGCCCCAATGATCAGCATGCAGCTCAGAACTTATCTCGCTTCATGCGACCTGATGTGGGGCGCTCTGCGGCTACCGATAAAGGATCCATATGGAGCAACGAACCCGTCTCTCTCGAAAGCTCGATCCTCTCGTCCATGATCCATGACATGGACTACTCGAAACAGAGCTCCGATTCGCCCGATGGGCCTTCTATACCCGCGATGGACTTGATGGAAAGTTATACTCATATCAGCAATATGCCCATGGGTGAAGATGAGCTGAACCCGAATGGTGTGCCCCAACCATCGTCAACATTGCAGTCCGGCAGCATGCTCGGTCAATCCCCCCAAAATACATTTTCGCCGCTTTCGTTTGTTCATGGACCAAACATGCCAAATACAACCGTACTCGGAAAGGCACCAGACATGACGCAATTCGATACTGAAACTAGCTTGCGGAGTAATGCAGAGGCAGACCTGTCTCATCATGCGGCGATACAGCAGCGTCCTGGTATGCCATATAAACCCGAAAGTGAAATTCATATGGATCAGATATGGCGTCAGCGCGTGGCTAAAGTGTATCGTGACAATACCAGGCCGTTCCCTTACACCGAAGGCTACCATATTCTACTAAAGTATGCAACGCAAAAGTACGAGAAAGCAGATGTTCTACGGATCGTGCGTGCATTGGCTATATACCGCCCGTCACTCATTGCATTGCAAATGCCGCTCAGTGAAGAAGACGAGATTTTTGTGGAACGTGCGTTCCAACGGACCATTCTTGAATTTGAGAAGCTCATCTCCTTTTCAGGTACACCTACCGTCGTCTGGCGCAGGACGTGTGAAATTGCGGTCGTGGGCGCAGAGTTCTGCATGTTGACACAGTGGAGTAAGGACGATCTGATGGGAAAGTACATTTATCAATTCATGGACAAGGAATCAGTCATTCATTACTGGGAAACATTTGCGAGTCACGCGTTTGAAAACACGACACAGTCGGTCATGACCAAATGTACGCTGATCTCGCCTACGGGCAAGCATATTCCCTGTACGTGGTGTTTTACCATCAAACGCGATCCCTTCGATCTCCCAGGATACGTCGTGGGGAACTTTCTGCCTATCTTGTCATAG
- a CDS encoding mitochondrial pyruvate carrier 1 gives MSSSFVTWLRSPAAREYFFSTHFWGPVANWGLPLAAIADLKKDETMISWSMTPTLFMYSCVFMRFALRVQPRNMLLFACHLTNATAQGVQVLRLLRYQYNLRNADKAQA, from the exons ATGTCGAGTTCCTTTGTAACTTGGCTGCGTTCGCCTGCCGCTCGAGAGTACTTTTTT TCAACGCATTTTTGGGGTCCTGTGGCCAATTGGGGTCTGCCACTTGCTGCGATTGCAGACCTGAAGAAAGATGAGACGATGATCTCCTGGAGCATGACACCGACGCTTTTCATGTACTCATGTGTGTTCATGCGTTTTGCGCTACGCGTTCAGCCGAGAAATATGCTGCTTTTTGCCTGCCACCTCACAAATGCTACGGCACAGGGCGTCCAGGTTTTGCGCCTCCTG CGGTACCAATATAACTTGCGAAATGCAGACAAGGCCCAGGCCTAA
- a CDS encoding DUF803 domain membrane protein, with protein sequence MSAGGDDANPPGFKYIGLGLAVGSGLFIGSSFVFKKKGLLAAQRKYNTTPGESHAYLKSAMWWTGMIIMILGEVLNFVAYMFADAVLVTPMGALSVVVCAILSAIFLHEHLTLFGKVGCFLCVVGSVIIAINAPEQNVSGNIRKYEHLFIAPGFLTWLGICVVASLILMFILAPKYGKKNMLVYITVCSVIGGLSVSVTSGLGSAIILSIRGSNQFTYWFTYFLLVFVIVTLLIEINYLNKALELFNTAAVTPTYYVLFTASTIITSVILSQGMHTGAISIVTIVFGFFTICAGIALLQLSKMDPEELQRQKRLDRKSSMLMSVMEMGHELEKEHHSVTELEDPGVDSIRGGMGIVGSIIRANSTRKASRRWQRSSQDTSMEPLSAQRIRCHANAPRYQLYDRPMQPTSLEPADSEDQHVRFVPGAEQEHGHHGWIENPQMDMLDAKPHNSSSQHLVPILENGAASHHRHSSLSLPPLDVDGDVGDQSAAHLHAAPSYDPSSFGMFMDMDQDLEKEANEKLLASPTGIVEQYYENTTPHSIGSGRRSTTRHATQRAASSSREHISFDLFKSRKRSHASTSPRHFTVPGIRTLSKSTSLNASQDAAEEEQEREDLLSPNI encoded by the coding sequence atgaGTGCAGGCGGTGACGATGCGAATCCACCTGGATTCAAGTATATTGGCCTAGGACTGGCAGTGGGGAGTGGGCTGTTTATTGGGTCGTCGTTTGTCTTTAAAAAAAAAGGGTTGTTGGCTGCGCAGCGCAAGTACAACACGACACCCGGTGAATCGCATGCATATCTGAAGAGCGCAATGTGGTGGACAGGCATGATCATTATGATACTTGGAGAAGTGCTGAATTTTGTGGCGTACATGTTTGCCGATGCTGTGCTGGTTACACCCATGGGGGCCTTGTCTGTGGTGGTGTGTGCTATCTTGTCAGCTATCTTCTTGCACGAGCATCTCACCCTGTTTGGCAAAGTGGGATGCTTCCTCTGTGTGGTAGGCTCAGTCATTATTGCCATTAATGCTCCTGAACAAAACGTGAGCGGAAACATTCGCAAGTACGAGCATTTGTTTATCGCGCCCGGCTTTCTTACGTGGCTCGGTATATGTGTGGTCGCCTCACTCATTCTCATGTTCATCTTGGCACCCAAATATGGGAAAAAGAATATGCTCGTCTATATAACGGTCTGCAGTGTGATTGGTGGACTCAGTGTCAGTGTCACATCTGGCCTGGGCTCCGCCATCATTTTGTCGATTCGCGGGTCCAATCAATTTACGTATTGGTTCACCTATTTTCTGCTCGTCTTCGTGATTGTTACATTGCTGATCGAAATCAACTACCTCAACAAGGCTCTGGAGCTGTTTAACACCGCCGCTGTGACGCCCACGTATTATGTCCTTTTTACGGCGTCCACCATAATTACGTCCGTGATCCTGTCACAGGGTATGCATACCGGTGCTATCTCCATTGTCACTATTGTCTTTGGCTTCTTCACTATTTGCGCCGGCATCGCACTTTTGCAGCTCAGCAAGATGGATCCTGAAGAGTTGCAGCGCCAAAAGCGTCTCGACAGAAAGTCATCCATGCTCATGAGCGTCATGGAAATGGGCCACGAGCTCGAAAAAGAGCACCACAGTGTGACAGAGCTCGAAGATCCCGGTGTAGACTCGATTCGTGGTGGCATGGGCATCGTCGGCAGTATTATTCGCGCCAATAGTACGCGCAAGGCCTCCCGTCGTTGGCAGCGCTCATCGCAAGACACAAGTATGGAGCCATTgtcggcgcagcgcatccgctGTCATGCTAATGCGCCAAGATACCAATTGTACGACAGGCCCATGCAACCAACCTCGCTAGAACCGGCCGATTCGGAGGATCAACACGTGCGGTTCGTACCGGGCGCTGAGCAGGAACATGGACACCACGGTTGGATAGAAAACCCCCAGATGGACATGCTTGACGCCAAGCCGCATAACTCATCATCCCAACATCTTGTGCCTATTCTTGAAAATGGAGCTGCATCCCACCACCGTCATTCCAGCTTGTCTTTACCGCCTCTGGATGTGGATGGCGACGTAGGAGATCAAAGTGCCGCGCATTtgcatgctgcgccatcGTATGACCCATCCAGCTTTGGTATGTTTATGGACATGGACCAAGACCTCGAGAAAGAGGCAAATGAGAAACTCCTCGCCTCGCCCACTGGCATTGTCGAGCAGTACTACGAAAATACAACTCCGCATTCTATCGGATCGGGGCGACGATCGACCACAAGGCACGCAacgcagcgcgctgcatcgagcTCACGCGAACACATCAGCTTCGACCTCTTCAAGTCACGAAAACGTTCACACGCATCTACAAGCCCGCGACACTTTACCGTGCCAGGCATACGCACATTGTCCAAGTCAACCTCCCTGAACGCTTCACAGGATGCGGCAGAGGAAGAACAGGAACGGGAAGATCTCCTTTCACCCAATATATAG
- a CDS encoding DNA topoisomerase I, with translation MPVGGAAPRKTPRVQVKEEDTSDEDMPLSMSQAPDNDSDSDVPMSSQQAMEVNGEDDEEDAPLAGSKRKRTRQISSDIEGGGEQRWTTLIHKGPKFPEPYTPLPRDVMLKYDGKPVPLPPESEEVAMFYAVKLESQHASNPIFNRNFFEDFCGYLKKYPPKDGTKIQKFEKLDFRDMYNYWMSLKNAEAERKKSMAPSMRKAELAERKAIDNEYKLCLVDGLEQKAGNVTVEPPGLFLGRGAHPKAGRVKTRIMPEQITINHSADHPPPKPPKGHSWGEVVERKDVTWLALWRENINGGFKYVFLDASSTFKTESDREKFEKARRLDTCVKQVRTDVLKNLKSKDVLTKMIATIVWLIDNFSLRAGNEKGEDEAETYGVCSLRCGHATLLPPNQLNLSFLGKDSMKFDETLTLSNADVYKNIAAFLKSDGHQRKGPDDPIFAAPKARGDAMTPLPPDVVNQFLGRYMKGLSAKVFRTYNASATFQGLLDETESWLAARPTKQEREITPANLRIAYNEANRQVAILCNHQKTVNHAVLNKSLDRTKDKIFGIRYDIYKEQQKLLTFHNVADLKRDYAPKDYDFAKHWNLILQKLDLDVNHIQEHEEHLIEAKKARMVTAFERQESERKYQEEQRKVKKEEETDVKISKIASRADLEAELKKLDAHLKVLERERTSNKSEAHSCNVPSTARRILAKYEAIKKQEAELLNKNNTSDVSLGTSKMNYIDPRITVAWLKKWDAKLEKIAPRKPAKKASDTNNKSKKEEASSAAPDPASSEKMELDLKQMNIGQFFPMALQKKFKWASFDDHGAPLSADWTFVKDARSKMRKLGSAERK, from the coding sequence ATGCCtgtcggcggcgcggcgcctaGAAAAACACCGCGGGTGCAGGTGAAGGAAGAGGACACATCCGATGAAGATATGCCTCTGAGCATGTCGCAGGCACCCGATAACGACTCTGACTCTGATGTGCCTATGTCGAGTCAGCAAGCGATGGAAGTGAATGGtgaagacgacgaggaagacgCGCCGTTAGCAGGTAGCAAGCGCAAGCGGACGCGCCAAATTTCTTCCGACATCGAAGGCGGTGGAGAACAGCGCTGGACGACCCTCATTCACAAGGGACCCAAGTTCCCTGAACCGTATACCCCTCTTCCCAGAGATGTAATGCTGAAGTACGACGGGAAACCCGTACCGCTGCCACCCGAATCCGAGGAAGTAGCCATGTTTTACGCTGTCAAACTCGAGTCCCAGCATGCTTCAAACCCTATCTTTAATCGAAACTTTTTCGAGGACTTCTGTGGGTACCTGAAAAAGTATCCACCTAAAGACGGCACCAAAATTCAAAAATTCGAAAAGCTCGATTTCCGGGATATGTATAACTACTGGATGTCGCTCAAGAATGCCGAAGCGGAACGCAAAAAGAGCATGGCCCCATCCATGCGCAAGGCGGAATTGGCAGAACGCAAAGCCATTGATAACGAGTACAAGCTGTGTTTAGTCGATGGCTTAGAGCAAAAAGCAGGGAATGTCACTGTCGAGCCGCCTGGCTTGTTTTTGGGTCGTGGCGCGCATCCCAAGGCGGGCCGTGTCAAGACGCGCATAATGCCTGAGCAAATTACCATTAACCACAGCGCAGATCATCCTCCGCCCAAACCACCCAAAGGTCACTCATGGGGTGAAGTGGTAGAGCGTAAAGACGTAACATGGCTTGCACTGTGGCGCGAGAACATCAATGGTGGCTTCAAGTACGTATTTTTGGATGCCTCGAGTACGTTCAAGACCGAATCGGATCGTGAAAAATTTGAGAAAGCTCGTCGTCTTGATACCTGTGTCAAGCAGGTCAGAACTGATGTGCTGAAAAATCTAAAATCAAAAGATGTGCTCACCAAAATGATCGCAACCATTGTGTGGCTCATCGACAACTTCTCACTTCGTGCTGGCAATGAAAAAGGCGAAGACGAGGCAGAGACATATGGTGTTTGCTCGTTGCGATGCGGACATGCGACACTCCTGCCACCCAACCAACTCAATTTGTCTTTTTTGGGCAAAGACTCCATGAAGTTCGACGAAACCCTTACCTTATCCAATGCAGATGTTTATAAGAACATTGCAGCGTTCCTGAAATCGGATGGTCATCAACGGAAGGGGCCGGACGACCCCATTTTTGCCGCTCCAAAAGCACGAGGCGACGCTATGACACCATTGCCACCTGATGTCGTGAATCAATTTCTTGGCCGCTACATGAAGGGCCTGAGCGCCAAGGTGTTCCGTACGTACAATGCATCGGCCACATTCCAGGGGCTGCTGGACGAAACGGAATCATGGCTTGCAGCTCGGCCTACGAAACAGGAGCGTGAAATTACACCGGCCAACCTTCGGATCGCCTACAACGAAGCGAATCGACAGGTAGCGATTCTCTGCAATCATCAGAAAACGGTGAATCATGCCGTGCTCAACAAGTCCCTGGACCGCACGAAAGACAAGATCTTTGGCATTCGATACGACATATACAAAGAGCAACAAAAGTTGCTTACATTTCACAACGTTGCAGACCTCAAGAGAGACTATGCGCCCAAAGACTATGATTTTGCCAAGCACTGGAATCTGATTCTTCAGAAACTTGATCTGGACGTGAACCACATCCAGGAGCATGAGGAACATTTGATCGAAGCCAAAAAGGCTCGAATGGTCACGGCATTTGAGCGCCAAGAGTCTGAGCGCAAGTACCAGGaagagcagcgcaaggTTAAGAAAGAAGAGGAAACCGATGTAAAAATATCCAAAATCGCTTCTCGCGCTGATTTGGAAGCCGAACTCAAGAAGCTGGACGCACACCTCAAGGTACTGGAACGCGAGCGGACATCGAACAAGAGCGAGGCCCATTCTTGCAATGTGCCATCGACAGCCCGTCGTATTCTTGCCAAGTACGAGGCGATCAAGAAGCAGGAAGCAGAGCTACTGAACAAAAACAATACGAGTGACGTGTCGCTTGGTACCTCCAAAATGAACTACATCGACCCACGCATTACCGTTGCCTGGCTAAAAAAATGGGACGCCAAACTCGAAAAAATTGCGCCACGCAAGCCTGCTAAAAAAGCTTCGGATACCAACAACAAAAGCAAGAAGGAAGAAGCGTCATCCGCTGCACCTGACCCCGCTTCCAGCGAGAAGATGGAGTTGGACTTGAAGCAGATGAACATTGGCCAATTTTTCCCCATGGCACTTCAAAAGAAGTTTAAATGGGCCTCCTTCGATGATCATGGTGCGCCTCTTTCAGCTGACTGGACTTTTGTGAAGGATGCACGCAGCAAAATGCGCAAATTGGGTAGTGCAGAACGTAAATAA
- a CDS encoding phosphoenolpyruvate carboxykinase (ATP), whose amino-acid sequence MTSPGNHHDELPNQAASHSPLLDVDISMFSNAGFDMSRVAIKRNLPVAQLYEEAIRKEGAVIASSGALINFSGKKTGRSPKDKRIVYEETSKDDVWWGPVNIKLDEHTFEINRERAIDYLNTRDDIYVFDGFAGWHPKYRIKVRIIAARAYHALFMHNMLIRPTREELENFGEPDFTVYNAGHFPANRFTTGMTSTTSVEINFKRREMVILGTEYAGEMKKGIFSVMHYLQPIKYGQLSLHSSVNQGKAGDVSIFFGLSGTGKTTLSADVHRDLIGDDEHVWSDEGVFNIEGGCYAKCIGLKHDKEPEIFDAIRFGSILENVTFDPETRDAKFEDSHITENTRCAYPINFIPNAVIPCMTSKQPSNVIMLTCDAFGVLPPVSKLTSEQAQYHFIAGYTSKTPGTEDGVTEPSPTFSSCYGQPFIVLPPQRYASMLAERMSHVKCNAWLVNTGWTGGKFGVGRRCPLKYTRAILDAIHDGSLANAEYEPFGPGLFDFQIPKAVNNVPSELLNPASTWSDRSAFEDQLKKLAGMFAEAFVQHENEVKPEVLKAGPHK is encoded by the coding sequence ATGACGTCTCCAGGAAACCACCACGATGAGCTCCCCAACCAAGCTGCATCTCACAGTCCTCTTCTTGACGTTGACATCTCAATGTTCTCCAACGCAGGTTTCGACATGAGCCGCGTGGCTATCAAGCGCAACTTGCCTGTCGCCCAGCTCTACGAGGAAGCCATTCGCAAAGAAGGCGCTGTGATTGCTTCGAGTGGTGCACTAATCAACTTCTCTGGCAAGAAGACGGGTCGTAGCCCCAAGGACAAGCGTATTGTTTACGAAGAGACCTCCAAGGATGATGTATGGTGGGGACCTGTCAACATTAAGCTTGATGAGCACACGTTCGAGATCAACCGTGAGCGTGCGATTGACTATCTAAACACGCGTGATGACATTTACGTGTTTGATGGCTTCGCCGGCTGGCATCCAAAGTACCGCATCAAGGTGCGTATCATTGCCGCCCGTGCCTATCATGCCCTTTTCATGCACAATATGCTCATTCGTCCAACGCGCGAAGAGCTCGAAAACTTTGGCGAGCCCGACTTCACGGTCTACAATGCTGGACATTTCCCTGCCAATCGATTCACCACTGGTATGACCTCGACGACCTCGGTTGAAATCAACTTTAAGCGCCGTGAAATGGTCATCCTCGGCACTGAGTATGCTGGTGAAATGAAGAAAGGTATCTTCTCAGTTATGCACTACCTTCAGCCTATCAAGTACGGACAGCTGTCGCTTCACTCCTCGGTCAACCAAGGAAAAGCTGGTGACGTTTCTATTTTCTTTGGTCTGTCGGGCACCGGTAAGACGACGCTCTCGGCTGACGTTCATCGCGACCTGATTGGTGACGATGAACACGTCTGGTCTGATGAGGGTGTGTTCAACATTGAAGGTGGTTGCTACGCTAAATGCATAGGTCTGAAGCACGATAAGGAGCCGGAGATTTTCGACGCCATTCGCTTCGGTTCGATCTTGGAAAACGTGACATTCGATCCGGAGACGCGCGATGCCAAGTTCGAAGACTCACACATCACGGAGAACACTCGATGCGCGTACCCTATTAACTTCATCCCGAATGCCGTGATTCCGTGTATGACTTCGAAGCAGCCCTCGAATGTGATCATGCTTACCTGCGATGCATTCGGCGTGCTGCCACCTGTGTCGAAACTGACGTCAGAGCAAGCTCAGTACCACTTTATCGCTGGTTACACGTCCAAGACTCCTGGCACAGAGGATGGTGTGACGGAACCCTCGCCTACGTTCTCGTCGTGTTACGGTCAGCCATTCATTGTGCTCCCTCCTCAGCGGTATGCGTCAATGCTTGCTGAGCGCATGAGCCATGTTAAGTGCAATGCCTGGCTTGTGAACACTGGCTGGACTGGCGGCAAGTTTGGCGTGGGTCGCCGTTGCCCTCTCAAGTACACACGGGCTATTCTGGACGCCATCCACGATGGTTCGCTCGCTAATGCAGAGTATGAACCGTTCGGACCTGGTCTCTTTGACTTCCAGATCCCGAAGGCGGTCAACAACGTGCCATCCGAGTTGCTCAACCCCGCTTCGACATGGTCTGACCGCTCGGCCTTTGAAGACCAGCTCAAGAAGCTTGCGGGCATGTTTGCTGAGGCCTTTGTCCAGCATGAGAACGAAGTCAAGCCTGAAGTGCTCAAGGCTGGTCCTCACAAGTAA
- a CDS encoding DNA-directed RNA polymerase III subunit RPC6, protein MPPKAAAPEAQGLSPLEKQIHGAALAAPEHTLTGDELSVQFSNAPIEEQLLAINGLLKKNLFTAQKGPRGIQYVAVSRGEASLLGSMDANELIIYNHIKEAKNEGIWTKLIKARTNLHQTVMTRCLRLLEQKQLVKSVKSVKFPTRKIYMLYDLTPSIELSGGPWYTDNELDTGFIHELSMACLRFIQSKTWPKDGRSSALYPASHTHQFPTAQQVHRYLRQARLTDTELEQEHVVALLDLLIYDQHIEKIPILPMAFASTEASDDDDHDNNDDDEEEEEEPRPRKVRIQDIDSSDSSNEEDNTHTRRRSKSTTRRRREKEDDDSSASDDDRRHRRPAAQPRSVDSESTIVPYVYRAIKPLLEPHSSLICTTFVPPATPTSQCDQCLSLEFDDGVMYADPFTSLNEEDADQKNAVDETPQLGWLESNLS, encoded by the coding sequence ATGCCACCGAAAGCAGCGGCCCCCGAGGCCCAGGGCCTGTCGCCACTAGAAAAGCAGATTCACGGCGCAGCCCTCGCAGCGCCAGAGCACACACTCACAGGTGATGAGCTGTCCGTGCAGTTTTCGAACGCGCCCATTGAGGAACAGCTTCTTGCGATCAACGGCCTCCTGAAAAAGAACCTGTTCACGGCGCAAAAGGGACCCCGCGGGATCCAATACGTCGCCGTCTCGCGAGGAGAGGCGAGCCTGCTGGGCAGCATGGATGCCAACGAGCTCATTATCTACAACCACATCAAGGAAGCCAAAAATGAAGGCATATGGACCAAGCTGAtcaaggcgcgcacgaATCTGCATCAGACCGTCATGACGCGCTGTCTCCGCCTGCTGGAGCagaagcagctcgtcaagTCCGTCAAGTCCGTCAAGTTCCCTACGCGCAAAATCTACATGCTCTATGATCTCACACCGTCCATCGAATTGTCCGGCGGACCTTGGTACACCGACAATGAATTAGATACCGGTTTCATTCACGAACTGTCCATGGCCTGCCTACGCTTCATCCAGTCCAAAACATGGCCCAAAGACGGCCGCTCTTCTGCCTTGTACCCTGCCTCACATACCCACCAGTTCCCCACCGCCCAGCAGGTGCACCGCTACCTTCGGCAGGCCCGCCTCACCGATACGGAACTCGAGCAGGAGCACGTCGTAGCTCTCCTTGATCTGCTCATCTACGACCAGCACATCGAAAAGATTCCCATCTTGCCCATGGCTTTCGCTAGCACGGAAGCAtccgatgacgacgatcACGATAacaacgacgacgacgaggaggaggaggaggagccCAGGCCACGAAAAGTCCGGATTCAAGACATCGACTCGTCCGACTCAAGTAACGAAGAAGACAACACTCACACACGGCGGCGGAGCAAGTCAACCACTAGACGCCGCCGCGAAAAGGAAGACGATGACTCAAGcgcgtccgacgacgaccgccggcatcgacgacctGCCGCTCAGCCACGATCGGTGGACAGTGAAAGCACCATCGTTCCCTATGTATATCGTGCTATCAAGCCATTGCTGGAGCCCCACAGCAGTCTCATTTGCACCACTTTTGTGCCCCCGGCCACACCAACGTCCCAGTGCGATCAGTGCTTATCGCTCGAATTCGATGATGGCGTCATGTACGCTGATCCATTCACGTCCCTCAACGAAGAGGACGCGGACCAAAAAAACGCAGTAGACGAGACCCCGCAGCTTGGTTGGCTAGAATCCAATTTGAGTTGA